In one Sander lucioperca isolate FBNREF2018 chromosome 7, SLUC_FBN_1.2, whole genome shotgun sequence genomic region, the following are encoded:
- the tpm1 gene encoding tropomyosin alpha-1 chain isoform X7 — protein MDAIKKKMQMLKLDKENALDRAEQAEGDKKAAEDRSKQLEDDLVALQKKLKGTEDELDKYSEALKDAQEKLELAEKKATDAEGDVASLNRRIQLVEEELDRAQERLATALTKLEEAEKAADESERGMKVIENRAMKDEEKMELQEIQLKEAKHIAEEADRKYEEVARKLVIIEGDLERTEERAELSEGRARRAEEELRVLEQSMKSLNSSVTQYSQKEDKYEEEIKVLTDKLKEAETRAEFAERSVAKLEKTIDDLEEKLSQAKEENLDMHQMLDQTLMELNNL, from the exons ATGGATGCCATCAAGAAGAAGATGCAGATGCTCAAGCTCGACAAGGAGAATGCCTTGGACAGAGCTGAGCAGGCTGAGGGAGACAAGAAGGCAGCAGAGGACAGAAGCAAACAG CTTGAGGACGATTTGGTAGCTCTGCAGAAGAAGCTGAAGGGAACTGAGGATGAGTTGGACAAGTACTCCGAGGCTCTTAAAGACGCCCAGGAGAAACTTGAGCTGGCTGAGAAGAAAGCCACCGAT GCTGAGGGAGATGTCGCTTCCCTTAACAGACGTATCCAGCTGGTTGAGGAGGAGTTGGATCGTGCTCAGGAGCGTCTGGCTACTGCCCTGACCaagctggaggaggctgagaaGGCTGCTGATGAGAGCGAGAG AGGCATGAAGGTCATTGAGAACAGGGCCATGAAGGACGAGGAGAAGATGGAGCTGCAGGAGATCCAGCTCAAAGAGGCCAAGCACATCGCTGAGGAGGCTGACCGCAAATATGAGGAG GTGGCCCGTAAGCTGGTCATCATTGAGGGTGACCTGGAGCGTACAGAGGAGCGCGCTGAGCTATCAGAAGG ACGGGCTcggagagcagaggaggaacTGAGGGTTTTGGAGCAAAGCATGAAATCACTAAACTCCTCAGTCACACAG TACTCACAGAAGGAGGACAAATACGAGGAGGAGATCAAGGTCCTCACCGACAAGCTGAAGGAG GCTGAGACTCGTGCTGAGTTCGCTGAGAGATCAGTAGCCAAGCTTGAGAAGACCATTGATGACTTGGAAg
- the tpm1 gene encoding tropomyosin alpha-1 chain isoform X3, translating into MDAIKKKMQMLKLDKENALDRAEQAEGDKKAAEDRSKQLEDDLVALQKKLKGTEDELDKYSEALKDAQEKLELAEKKATDAEGDVASLNRRIQLVEEELDRAQERLATALTKLEEAEKAADESERGMKVIENRAMKDEEKMELQEIQLKEAKHIAEEADRKYEEVARKLVIIEGDLERTEERAELSEGRARRAEEELRVLEQSMKSLNSSVTQYSQKEDKYEEEIKVLTDKLKEAETRAEFAERSVAKLEKTIDDLEDELYAQKLKYKAISEELDHALNDMTSI; encoded by the exons ATGGATGCCATCAAGAAGAAGATGCAGATGCTCAAGCTCGACAAGGAGAATGCCTTGGACAGAGCTGAGCAGGCTGAGGGAGACAAGAAGGCAGCAGAGGACAGAAGCAAACAG CTTGAGGACGATTTGGTAGCTCTGCAGAAGAAGCTGAAGGGAACTGAGGATGAGTTGGACAAGTACTCCGAGGCTCTTAAAGACGCCCAGGAGAAACTTGAGCTGGCTGAGAAGAAAGCCACCGAT GCTGAGGGAGATGTCGCTTCCCTTAACAGACGTATCCAGCTGGTTGAGGAGGAGTTGGATCGTGCTCAGGAGCGTCTGGCTACTGCCCTGACCaagctggaggaggctgagaaGGCTGCTGATGAGAGCGAGAG AGGCATGAAGGTCATTGAGAACAGGGCCATGAAGGACGAGGAGAAGATGGAGCTGCAGGAGATCCAGCTCAAAGAGGCCAAGCACATCGCTGAGGAGGCTGACCGCAAATATGAGGAG GTGGCCCGTAAGCTGGTCATCATTGAGGGTGACCTGGAGCGTACAGAGGAGCGCGCTGAGCTATCAGAAGG ACGGGCTcggagagcagaggaggaacTGAGGGTTTTGGAGCAAAGCATGAAATCACTAAACTCCTCAGTCACACAG TACTCACAGAAGGAGGACAAATACGAGGAGGAGATCAAGGTCCTCACCGACAAGCTGAAGGAG GCTGAGACTCGTGCTGAGTTCGCTGAGAGATCAGTAGCCAAGCTTGAGAAGACCATTGATGACTTGGAAg ATGAGTTGTATGCCCAGAAACTGAAGTACAAGGCCATCAGCGAGGAGCTGGACCACGCCCTCAACGACATGACTTCCAT ATAA
- the tpm1 gene encoding tropomyosin alpha-1 chain isoform X1, which translates to MDAIKKKMQMLKLDKENALDRAEQAEGDKKAAEDRSKQLEDDLVALQKKLKGTEDELDKYSEALKDAQEKLELAEKKATDAEGDVASLNRRIQLVEEELDRAQERLATALTKLEEAEKAADESERGMKVIENRAMKDEEKMELQEIQLKEAKHIAEEADRKYEEVARKLVIIEGDLERTEERAELSEGKCSELEEELKTVTNNLKSLEAQAEKYSQKEDKYEEEIKVLTDKLKEAETRAEFAERSVAKLEKTIDDLEDELYAQKLKYKAISEELDHALNDMTSI; encoded by the exons ATGGATGCCATCAAGAAGAAGATGCAGATGCTCAAGCTCGACAAGGAGAATGCCTTGGACAGAGCTGAGCAGGCTGAGGGAGACAAGAAGGCAGCAGAGGACAGAAGCAAACAG CTTGAGGACGATTTGGTAGCTCTGCAGAAGAAGCTGAAGGGAACTGAGGATGAGTTGGACAAGTACTCCGAGGCTCTTAAAGACGCCCAGGAGAAACTTGAGCTGGCTGAGAAGAAAGCCACCGAT GCTGAGGGAGATGTCGCTTCCCTTAACAGACGTATCCAGCTGGTTGAGGAGGAGTTGGATCGTGCTCAGGAGCGTCTGGCTACTGCCCTGACCaagctggaggaggctgagaaGGCTGCTGATGAGAGCGAGAG AGGCATGAAGGTCATTGAGAACAGGGCCATGAAGGACGAGGAGAAGATGGAGCTGCAGGAGATCCAGCTCAAAGAGGCCAAGCACATCGCTGAGGAGGCTGACCGCAAATATGAGGAG GTGGCCCGTAAGCTGGTCATCATTGAGGGTGACCTGGAGCGTACAGAGGAGCGCGCTGAGCTATCAGAAGG CAAATGCTCTGAGCTTGAGGAAGAGCTGAAAACTGTGACCAACAACCTGAAGTCACTGGAGGCCCAGGCTGAGAAG TACTCACAGAAGGAGGACAAATACGAGGAGGAGATCAAGGTCCTCACCGACAAGCTGAAGGAG GCTGAGACTCGTGCTGAGTTCGCTGAGAGATCAGTAGCCAAGCTTGAGAAGACCATTGATGACTTGGAAg ATGAGTTGTATGCCCAGAAACTGAAGTACAAGGCCATCAGCGAGGAGCTGGACCACGCCCTCAACGACATGACTTCCAT ATAA
- the tpm1 gene encoding tropomyosin alpha-1 chain isoform X5, producing the protein MDAIKKKMQMLKLDKENALDRAEQAEGDKKAAEDRSKQLEDDLVALQKKLKGTEDELDKYSEALKDAQEKLELAEKKATDAEGDVASLNRRIQLVEEELDRAQERLATALTKLEEAEKAADESERGMKVIENRAMKDEEKMELQEIQLKEAKHIAEEADRKYEEVARKLVIIEGDLERTEERAELSEGRARRAEEELRVLEQSMKSLNSSVTQYSQKEDKYEEEIKVLTDKLKEAETRAEFAERSVAKLEKTIDDLEDELYAQKLKYKAISEELDHALNDMTSM; encoded by the exons ATGGATGCCATCAAGAAGAAGATGCAGATGCTCAAGCTCGACAAGGAGAATGCCTTGGACAGAGCTGAGCAGGCTGAGGGAGACAAGAAGGCAGCAGAGGACAGAAGCAAACAG CTTGAGGACGATTTGGTAGCTCTGCAGAAGAAGCTGAAGGGAACTGAGGATGAGTTGGACAAGTACTCCGAGGCTCTTAAAGACGCCCAGGAGAAACTTGAGCTGGCTGAGAAGAAAGCCACCGAT GCTGAGGGAGATGTCGCTTCCCTTAACAGACGTATCCAGCTGGTTGAGGAGGAGTTGGATCGTGCTCAGGAGCGTCTGGCTACTGCCCTGACCaagctggaggaggctgagaaGGCTGCTGATGAGAGCGAGAG AGGCATGAAGGTCATTGAGAACAGGGCCATGAAGGACGAGGAGAAGATGGAGCTGCAGGAGATCCAGCTCAAAGAGGCCAAGCACATCGCTGAGGAGGCTGACCGCAAATATGAGGAG GTGGCCCGTAAGCTGGTCATCATTGAGGGTGACCTGGAGCGTACAGAGGAGCGCGCTGAGCTATCAGAAGG ACGGGCTcggagagcagaggaggaacTGAGGGTTTTGGAGCAAAGCATGAAATCACTAAACTCCTCAGTCACACAG TACTCACAGAAGGAGGACAAATACGAGGAGGAGATCAAGGTCCTCACCGACAAGCTGAAGGAG GCTGAGACTCGTGCTGAGTTCGCTGAGAGATCAGTAGCCAAGCTTGAGAAGACCATTGATGACTTGGAAg ATGAGTTGTATGCCCAGAAACTGAAGTACAAGGCCATCAGCGAGGAGCTGGACCACGCCCTCAACGACATGACTTCCATGTAA
- the tpm1 gene encoding tropomyosin alpha-1 chain isoform X9, with translation MDAIKKKMQMLKLDKENALDRAEQAEGDKKAAEDRSKQLEDDIRELEKKLRVTEDERDKVVEEFQTAEEKLLTAEEVATKAEGDVASLNRRIQLVEEELDRAQERLATALTKLEEAEKAADESERGMKVIENRAMKDEEKMELQEIQLKEAKHIAEEADRKYEEVARKLVIIEGDLERTEERAELSEGRARRAEEELRVLEQSMKSLNSSVTQYSQKEDKYEEEIKVLTDKLKEAETRAEFAERSVAKLEKTIDDLEEKLSQAKEENLDMHQMLDQTLMELNNL, from the exons ATGGATGCCATCAAGAAGAAGATGCAGATGCTCAAGCTCGACAAGGAGAATGCCTTGGACAGAGCTGAGCAGGCTGAGGGAGACAAGAAGGCAGCAGAGGACAGAAGCAAACAG TTAGAGGACGATATAAGAGAGTTGGAAAAGAAATTACGTGTTACTGAAGACGAAAGAGATAAAGTGGTTGAGGAGTTCCAAACTGCTGAGGAAAAGCTGCTGACCGCTGAGGAGGTCGCCACCAAG GCTGAGGGAGATGTCGCTTCCCTTAACAGACGTATCCAGCTGGTTGAGGAGGAGTTGGATCGTGCTCAGGAGCGTCTGGCTACTGCCCTGACCaagctggaggaggctgagaaGGCTGCTGATGAGAGCGAGAG AGGCATGAAGGTCATTGAGAACAGGGCCATGAAGGACGAGGAGAAGATGGAGCTGCAGGAGATCCAGCTCAAAGAGGCCAAGCACATCGCTGAGGAGGCTGACCGCAAATATGAGGAG GTGGCCCGTAAGCTGGTCATCATTGAGGGTGACCTGGAGCGTACAGAGGAGCGCGCTGAGCTATCAGAAGG ACGGGCTcggagagcagaggaggaacTGAGGGTTTTGGAGCAAAGCATGAAATCACTAAACTCCTCAGTCACACAG TACTCACAGAAGGAGGACAAATACGAGGAGGAGATCAAGGTCCTCACCGACAAGCTGAAGGAG GCTGAGACTCGTGCTGAGTTCGCTGAGAGATCAGTAGCCAAGCTTGAGAAGACCATTGATGACTTGGAAg
- the tpm1 gene encoding tropomyosin alpha-1 chain isoform X2 gives MDAIKKKMQMLKLDKENALDRAEQAEGDKKAAEDRSKQLEDDLVALQKKLKGTEDELDKYSEALKDAQEKLELAEKKATDAEGDVASLNRRIQLVEEELDRAQERLATALTKLEEAEKAADESERGMKVIENRAMKDEEKMELQEIQLKEAKHIAEEADRKYEEVARKLVIIEGDLERTEERAELSEGKCSELEEELKTVTNNLKSLEAQAEKYSQKEDKYEEEIKVLTDKLKEAETRAEFAERSVAKLEKTIDDLEEKLSQAKEENLDMHQMLDQTLMELNNL, from the exons ATGGATGCCATCAAGAAGAAGATGCAGATGCTCAAGCTCGACAAGGAGAATGCCTTGGACAGAGCTGAGCAGGCTGAGGGAGACAAGAAGGCAGCAGAGGACAGAAGCAAACAG CTTGAGGACGATTTGGTAGCTCTGCAGAAGAAGCTGAAGGGAACTGAGGATGAGTTGGACAAGTACTCCGAGGCTCTTAAAGACGCCCAGGAGAAACTTGAGCTGGCTGAGAAGAAAGCCACCGAT GCTGAGGGAGATGTCGCTTCCCTTAACAGACGTATCCAGCTGGTTGAGGAGGAGTTGGATCGTGCTCAGGAGCGTCTGGCTACTGCCCTGACCaagctggaggaggctgagaaGGCTGCTGATGAGAGCGAGAG AGGCATGAAGGTCATTGAGAACAGGGCCATGAAGGACGAGGAGAAGATGGAGCTGCAGGAGATCCAGCTCAAAGAGGCCAAGCACATCGCTGAGGAGGCTGACCGCAAATATGAGGAG GTGGCCCGTAAGCTGGTCATCATTGAGGGTGACCTGGAGCGTACAGAGGAGCGCGCTGAGCTATCAGAAGG CAAATGCTCTGAGCTTGAGGAAGAGCTGAAAACTGTGACCAACAACCTGAAGTCACTGGAGGCCCAGGCTGAGAAG TACTCACAGAAGGAGGACAAATACGAGGAGGAGATCAAGGTCCTCACCGACAAGCTGAAGGAG GCTGAGACTCGTGCTGAGTTCGCTGAGAGATCAGTAGCCAAGCTTGAGAAGACCATTGATGACTTGGAAg
- the tpm1 gene encoding tropomyosin alpha-1 chain isoform X8: MDAIKKKMQMLKLDKENALDRAEQAEGDKKAAEDRSKQLEDDIRELEKKLRVTEDERDKVVEEFQTAEEKLLTAEEVATKAEGDVASLNRRIQLVEEELDRAQERLATALTKLEEAEKAADESERGMKVIENRAMKDEEKMELQEIQLKEAKHIAEEADRKYEEVARKLVIIEGDLERTEERAELSEGKCSELEEELKTVTNNLKSLEAQAEKYSQKEDKYEEEIKVLTDKLKEAETRAEFAERSVAKLEKTIDDLEEKLSQAKEENLDMHQMLDQTLMELNNL, from the exons ATGGATGCCATCAAGAAGAAGATGCAGATGCTCAAGCTCGACAAGGAGAATGCCTTGGACAGAGCTGAGCAGGCTGAGGGAGACAAGAAGGCAGCAGAGGACAGAAGCAAACAG TTAGAGGACGATATAAGAGAGTTGGAAAAGAAATTACGTGTTACTGAAGACGAAAGAGATAAAGTGGTTGAGGAGTTCCAAACTGCTGAGGAAAAGCTGCTGACCGCTGAGGAGGTCGCCACCAAG GCTGAGGGAGATGTCGCTTCCCTTAACAGACGTATCCAGCTGGTTGAGGAGGAGTTGGATCGTGCTCAGGAGCGTCTGGCTACTGCCCTGACCaagctggaggaggctgagaaGGCTGCTGATGAGAGCGAGAG AGGCATGAAGGTCATTGAGAACAGGGCCATGAAGGACGAGGAGAAGATGGAGCTGCAGGAGATCCAGCTCAAAGAGGCCAAGCACATCGCTGAGGAGGCTGACCGCAAATATGAGGAG GTGGCCCGTAAGCTGGTCATCATTGAGGGTGACCTGGAGCGTACAGAGGAGCGCGCTGAGCTATCAGAAGG CAAATGCTCTGAGCTTGAGGAAGAGCTGAAAACTGTGACCAACAACCTGAAGTCACTGGAGGCCCAGGCTGAGAAG TACTCACAGAAGGAGGACAAATACGAGGAGGAGATCAAGGTCCTCACCGACAAGCTGAAGGAG GCTGAGACTCGTGCTGAGTTCGCTGAGAGATCAGTAGCCAAGCTTGAGAAGACCATTGATGACTTGGAAg
- the tpm1 gene encoding tropomyosin alpha-1 chain isoform X14 — MDAIKKKMQMLKLDKENALDRAEQAEGDKKAAEDRSKQLEDDIRELEKKLRVTEDERDKVVEEFQTAEEKLLTAEEVATKLEDDLVALQKKLKGTEDELDKYSEALKDAQEKLELAEKKATDAEGDVASLNRRIQLVEEELDRAQERLATALTKLEEAEKAADESERGMKVIENRAMKDEEKMELQEIQLKEAKHIAEEADRKYEEVARKLVIIEGDLERTEERAELSEGKCSELEEELKTVTNNLKSLEAQAEKYSQKEDKYEEEIKVLTDKLKEAETRAEFAERSVAKLEKTIDDLEEKLSQAKEENLDMHQMLDQTLMELNNL; from the exons ATGGATGCCATCAAGAAGAAGATGCAGATGCTCAAGCTCGACAAGGAGAATGCCTTGGACAGAGCTGAGCAGGCTGAGGGAGACAAGAAGGCAGCAGAGGACAGAAGCAAACAG TTAGAGGACGATATAAGAGAGTTGGAAAAGAAATTACGTGTTACTGAAGACGAAAGAGATAAAGTGGTTGAGGAGTTCCAAACTGCTGAGGAAAAGCTGCTGACCGCTGAGGAGGTCGCCACCAAG CTTGAGGACGATTTGGTAGCTCTGCAGAAGAAGCTGAAGGGAACTGAGGATGAGTTGGACAAGTACTCCGAGGCTCTTAAAGACGCCCAGGAGAAACTTGAGCTGGCTGAGAAGAAAGCCACCGAT GCTGAGGGAGATGTCGCTTCCCTTAACAGACGTATCCAGCTGGTTGAGGAGGAGTTGGATCGTGCTCAGGAGCGTCTGGCTACTGCCCTGACCaagctggaggaggctgagaaGGCTGCTGATGAGAGCGAGAG AGGCATGAAGGTCATTGAGAACAGGGCCATGAAGGACGAGGAGAAGATGGAGCTGCAGGAGATCCAGCTCAAAGAGGCCAAGCACATCGCTGAGGAGGCTGACCGCAAATATGAGGAG GTGGCCCGTAAGCTGGTCATCATTGAGGGTGACCTGGAGCGTACAGAGGAGCGCGCTGAGCTATCAGAAGG CAAATGCTCTGAGCTTGAGGAAGAGCTGAAAACTGTGACCAACAACCTGAAGTCACTGGAGGCCCAGGCTGAGAAG TACTCACAGAAGGAGGACAAATACGAGGAGGAGATCAAGGTCCTCACCGACAAGCTGAAGGAG GCTGAGACTCGTGCTGAGTTCGCTGAGAGATCAGTAGCCAAGCTTGAGAAGACCATTGATGACTTGGAAg
- the tpm1 gene encoding tropomyosin alpha-1 chain isoform X6 has product MDAIKKKMQMLKLDKENALDRAEQAEGDKKAAEDRSKQLEDDIRELEKKLRVTEDERDKVVEEFQTAEEKLLTAEEVATKAEGDVASLNRRIQLVEEELDRAQERLATALTKLEEAEKAADESERGMKVIENRAMKDEEKMELQEIQLKEAKHIAEEADRKYEEVARKLVIIEGDLERTEERAELSEGKCSELEEELKTVTNNLKSLEAQAEKYSQKEDKYEEEIKVLTDKLKEAETRAEFAERSVAKLEKTIDDLEDELYAQKLKYKAISEELDHALNDMTSM; this is encoded by the exons ATGGATGCCATCAAGAAGAAGATGCAGATGCTCAAGCTCGACAAGGAGAATGCCTTGGACAGAGCTGAGCAGGCTGAGGGAGACAAGAAGGCAGCAGAGGACAGAAGCAAACAG TTAGAGGACGATATAAGAGAGTTGGAAAAGAAATTACGTGTTACTGAAGACGAAAGAGATAAAGTGGTTGAGGAGTTCCAAACTGCTGAGGAAAAGCTGCTGACCGCTGAGGAGGTCGCCACCAAG GCTGAGGGAGATGTCGCTTCCCTTAACAGACGTATCCAGCTGGTTGAGGAGGAGTTGGATCGTGCTCAGGAGCGTCTGGCTACTGCCCTGACCaagctggaggaggctgagaaGGCTGCTGATGAGAGCGAGAG AGGCATGAAGGTCATTGAGAACAGGGCCATGAAGGACGAGGAGAAGATGGAGCTGCAGGAGATCCAGCTCAAAGAGGCCAAGCACATCGCTGAGGAGGCTGACCGCAAATATGAGGAG GTGGCCCGTAAGCTGGTCATCATTGAGGGTGACCTGGAGCGTACAGAGGAGCGCGCTGAGCTATCAGAAGG CAAATGCTCTGAGCTTGAGGAAGAGCTGAAAACTGTGACCAACAACCTGAAGTCACTGGAGGCCCAGGCTGAGAAG TACTCACAGAAGGAGGACAAATACGAGGAGGAGATCAAGGTCCTCACCGACAAGCTGAAGGAG GCTGAGACTCGTGCTGAGTTCGCTGAGAGATCAGTAGCCAAGCTTGAGAAGACCATTGATGACTTGGAAg ATGAGTTGTATGCCCAGAAACTGAAGTACAAGGCCATCAGCGAGGAGCTGGACCACGCCCTCAACGACATGACTTCCATGTAA
- the tpm1 gene encoding tropomyosin alpha-1 chain isoform X4 has translation MDAIKKKMQMLKLDKENALDRAEQAEGDKKAAEDRSKQLEDDIRELEKKLRVTEDERDKVVEEFQTAEEKLLTAEEVATKAEGDVASLNRRIQLVEEELDRAQERLATALTKLEEAEKAADESERGMKVIENRAMKDEEKMELQEIQLKEAKHIAEEADRKYEEVARKLVIIEGDLERTEERAELSEGKCSELEEELKTVTNNLKSLEAQAEKYSQKEDKYEEEIKVLTDKLKEAETRAEFAERSVAKLEKTIDDLEDELYAQKLKYKAISEELDHALNDMTSI, from the exons ATGGATGCCATCAAGAAGAAGATGCAGATGCTCAAGCTCGACAAGGAGAATGCCTTGGACAGAGCTGAGCAGGCTGAGGGAGACAAGAAGGCAGCAGAGGACAGAAGCAAACAG TTAGAGGACGATATAAGAGAGTTGGAAAAGAAATTACGTGTTACTGAAGACGAAAGAGATAAAGTGGTTGAGGAGTTCCAAACTGCTGAGGAAAAGCTGCTGACCGCTGAGGAGGTCGCCACCAAG GCTGAGGGAGATGTCGCTTCCCTTAACAGACGTATCCAGCTGGTTGAGGAGGAGTTGGATCGTGCTCAGGAGCGTCTGGCTACTGCCCTGACCaagctggaggaggctgagaaGGCTGCTGATGAGAGCGAGAG AGGCATGAAGGTCATTGAGAACAGGGCCATGAAGGACGAGGAGAAGATGGAGCTGCAGGAGATCCAGCTCAAAGAGGCCAAGCACATCGCTGAGGAGGCTGACCGCAAATATGAGGAG GTGGCCCGTAAGCTGGTCATCATTGAGGGTGACCTGGAGCGTACAGAGGAGCGCGCTGAGCTATCAGAAGG CAAATGCTCTGAGCTTGAGGAAGAGCTGAAAACTGTGACCAACAACCTGAAGTCACTGGAGGCCCAGGCTGAGAAG TACTCACAGAAGGAGGACAAATACGAGGAGGAGATCAAGGTCCTCACCGACAAGCTGAAGGAG GCTGAGACTCGTGCTGAGTTCGCTGAGAGATCAGTAGCCAAGCTTGAGAAGACCATTGATGACTTGGAAg ATGAGTTGTATGCCCAGAAACTGAAGTACAAGGCCATCAGCGAGGAGCTGGACCACGCCCTCAACGACATGACTTCCAT ATAA
- the tpm1 gene encoding tropomyosin alpha-1 chain isoform X12, which produces MAGATSLDAVKRKIKSLQDQADGAEERAERLQKELLAERKTREQAEGDVASLNRRIQLVEEELDRAQERLATALTKLEEAEKAADESERGMKVIENRAMKDEEKMELQEIQLKEAKHIAEEADRKYEEVARKLVIIEGDLERTEERAELSEGRARRAEEELRVLEQSMKSLNSSVTQYSQKEDKYEEEIKVLTDKLKEAETRAEFAERSVAKLEKTIDDLEDELYAQKLKYKAISEELDHALNDMTSI; this is translated from the exons ATGGCCGGAGCTACATCGCTTGATGCAGTCAAACGAAAGATCAAATCTTTGCAAGATCAGGCAGACGGTGCTGAAGAGAGAGCCGAGAGATTACAAAAGGAGTTGCTTGCGGAGAGGAAAACCAGGGAACAA GCTGAGGGAGATGTCGCTTCCCTTAACAGACGTATCCAGCTGGTTGAGGAGGAGTTGGATCGTGCTCAGGAGCGTCTGGCTACTGCCCTGACCaagctggaggaggctgagaaGGCTGCTGATGAGAGCGAGAG AGGCATGAAGGTCATTGAGAACAGGGCCATGAAGGACGAGGAGAAGATGGAGCTGCAGGAGATCCAGCTCAAAGAGGCCAAGCACATCGCTGAGGAGGCTGACCGCAAATATGAGGAG GTGGCCCGTAAGCTGGTCATCATTGAGGGTGACCTGGAGCGTACAGAGGAGCGCGCTGAGCTATCAGAAGG ACGGGCTcggagagcagaggaggaacTGAGGGTTTTGGAGCAAAGCATGAAATCACTAAACTCCTCAGTCACACAG TACTCACAGAAGGAGGACAAATACGAGGAGGAGATCAAGGTCCTCACCGACAAGCTGAAGGAG GCTGAGACTCGTGCTGAGTTCGCTGAGAGATCAGTAGCCAAGCTTGAGAAGACCATTGATGACTTGGAAg ATGAGTTGTATGCCCAGAAACTGAAGTACAAGGCCATCAGCGAGGAGCTGGACCACGCCCTCAACGACATGACTTCCAT ATAA
- the tpm1 gene encoding tropomyosin alpha-1 chain isoform X10 has product MAGATSLDAVKRKIKSLQDQADGAEERAERLQKELLAERKTREQAEGDVASLNRRIQLVEEELDRAQERLATALTKLEEAEKAADESERGMKVIENRAMKDEEKMELQEIQLKEAKHIAEEADRKYEEVARKLVIIEGDLERTEERAELSEGKCSELEEELKTVTNNLKSLEAQAEKYSQKEDKYEEEIKVLTDKLKEAETRAEFAERSVAKLEKTIDDLEDELYAQKLKYKAISEELDHALNDMTSI; this is encoded by the exons ATGGCCGGAGCTACATCGCTTGATGCAGTCAAACGAAAGATCAAATCTTTGCAAGATCAGGCAGACGGTGCTGAAGAGAGAGCCGAGAGATTACAAAAGGAGTTGCTTGCGGAGAGGAAAACCAGGGAACAA GCTGAGGGAGATGTCGCTTCCCTTAACAGACGTATCCAGCTGGTTGAGGAGGAGTTGGATCGTGCTCAGGAGCGTCTGGCTACTGCCCTGACCaagctggaggaggctgagaaGGCTGCTGATGAGAGCGAGAG AGGCATGAAGGTCATTGAGAACAGGGCCATGAAGGACGAGGAGAAGATGGAGCTGCAGGAGATCCAGCTCAAAGAGGCCAAGCACATCGCTGAGGAGGCTGACCGCAAATATGAGGAG GTGGCCCGTAAGCTGGTCATCATTGAGGGTGACCTGGAGCGTACAGAGGAGCGCGCTGAGCTATCAGAAGG CAAATGCTCTGAGCTTGAGGAAGAGCTGAAAACTGTGACCAACAACCTGAAGTCACTGGAGGCCCAGGCTGAGAAG TACTCACAGAAGGAGGACAAATACGAGGAGGAGATCAAGGTCCTCACCGACAAGCTGAAGGAG GCTGAGACTCGTGCTGAGTTCGCTGAGAGATCAGTAGCCAAGCTTGAGAAGACCATTGATGACTTGGAAg ATGAGTTGTATGCCCAGAAACTGAAGTACAAGGCCATCAGCGAGGAGCTGGACCACGCCCTCAACGACATGACTTCCAT ATAA